One Mycolicibacterium sp. TUM20985 genomic window, CCCACGAACGCCACCGGCAAGGTGGTGAAGGACCAACTGCGCTGAGCACTTTCACAGCACGGAACCAGTGTTTCTGCAGTTCGTGCGAGATCTTGCCGAATGTGGAACGGAGTATGGTCGGGGCCTTGCTCACCGATGGAAATGCCATTCTCACGAGCTACACCCCATGAACAGGACGGGAGGTCGCATGTCGTCTCGCAAACCAGCCTCGCCGGTGCTCAACGGCGGCGACGCACACGACGATCCGACGGACACCGAGGTTGCCCCCCAGGAGGTGGCGGCTGGCCCGGATGACGCGCTCGCGCTCGCCGAAGAGGCCGAAGCCGAAGCCGATGCCGCGGAGGCCGCCGCGGCCGCCGCGCGCGCACGTGCCCGGGCGTTGAAACTCCGGAGGCAAGCGGCAGCCGCGGCCACCGAGTCATCCGATCCCGTCGCCCCGGCGGCAACGGCACCGGTCGCGCCCGAGGTCGACGAAACCCCGGACGCGACCAACGACACCGAGGTCGACCTCGCCGACGCCGAACCCGCCGAGGAGCCCGAGGACCCCGAAGACGAAGCGCCACGCCGTCGTCGGCTCGGCCTCGGCGTACCCCGCATCCGGCTCCGCTGGATCGCCGCCGCGTTGGTGATCCTCTGCACGATCGGATTCCTCGGCGCCAGTGCGTACATGGTCCTGCACCACCGGCAGGCGACGGAACAGCGACAGCAGTCGGCGGAGTTCGCCGCCGCGGCCAGGCAGGGCGTCGTGACGCTGATGTCGCTGAACTTCAACAGCGCGGCCGACGACGTCAAACGAATCATCGACAACACGACCGGTGACTTCAAGAAGGACTTCCAGGGTCAGGCCGACGAATTCACCAAGGTGGCGCAGGAATCGAAGGTCGTCACCGAGGCCACGGTCAACGCCTCTGCCGTCCAGAAGATGTCGAAGGACACCGCCACCGTGCTCGTCGCCGTGACCACGCAGGTGTCCAACGCCGCCAGCAATGACCAGCAGCCGCGCTCGTGGCGGCTCCGGGTCGACATCGCCCGCGACGGCGGACAGCTCAAACTGGCGAAAGTCGAGTTCGTGCCATGAGCGAGAAGGACGATGTGACCGACGTCGAGACCCCGGACGTCGAACCGACCGCCGAGGAACTCGACGAGACCCCGGCTGCCGTCGATGACGAAGACGGCGACGAAGTCGGCGACGAAGTCGGTGACGAAGGCGGTGACGAGACCCCGGCCGACACTGCCGAGGCTCCTCGGTCGGCCCGCGGCACGAAGATGCTGGCGCCGCTCGCACTGGCGGTCGCACTGATCGCGTCGGCAGGTCTGGCCGGCTGGCTGTACGTGTACCAGTACCAACCCGACCGGGAGTCCAACTCCGCCGTCGCCGCCGAGACCGTCAAGGCGGCATCCGACGGCGCCATCGCGCTGTTGTCGTACGCCCCGGAGACGATGGACAAGGACTTCACCGCGGCCAAGACGCATCTGACCGGTGACTTCCTGAACTACTACAGCCAGTTCACTCAGGACATCGTGACGCCCGCGGTCAAGCAGAAGGCGGTGACGACGTCGGCCACGATCGTGCAGGCCGCCGCCTCCGAGGTGAACCCCGACAACGCGCAGGTGCTGCTGTTCCTGAACCAGACGACGACGAGCAAGGAGAACCCCGACGGGTCCTTCACGGCCAGCAGCGTGAAGGTGGGCCTCACCAAGGTCGACGGCGCCTGGTTGATCTCGGCCTTCGACCCCGTCTAGCGGTACCCGTACCGTCGGAGGCGTGACGAACGAGCGCGCCGATCTGGTGCTGTCGGGGGGCGGCGTCAAGGGCGTCGGCCTGGTGGGTGCCGTCGTGGCTCTCCTGGACGCCGGCTACTCGCCGCAACGCATCTCCGGCACCTCGGCGGGATCCATCGTCGGAGCGGTCGTCGCCGCGGCGGCCCAGACCGGCGCGATGACGGGTGCGCAGGTCAAAGAGCTTGCGTTGCAACTGGACTACCGAAAGTTCCTGGATCCGGGTCCGCTGGAACGGGTGCCGGTGATCGGACCCTCGCAGGCTCTGCTCCGCGGCACGGGAATCTACCGCGGCGACTACGTGCGCGAGTGGGTTCGCAGCCAGCTGGCCGATCTCGGGGTCACCACCTTCGGGGACCTCGCGCTCGACGACGACGAGTTGCCGCCCGAGCAGCGCTACCGGCTGGTGGTCACCGTCGCCGACGTCACCCTCGGTCGGTTGGTTCACCTGCCGTGGGACTACCGGCGCGTCTACGGCCTCGATCCCGACGAGCAGTCGGTCGCCGACGCCGTTCGGGCGTCGATGTCCATCCCGTTCATCTTCCGGCCGGCGTCGATCGTCAGCACCGCCGGTCTCACCTCGACCTTGGTGGACGGCGGGCTGCTGTCGAACTTCCCCCTCGACTCCTTGGACCGGACCGACGGCAAGCCGCCGCGGTGGCCCAGCTTCGGCATCACCCTGTTGCCGAACCTGCCCGACGGCAACGACGGCGTCATTCCCGCGCTGGCGGCGCTCCGCAAGCTGGGCGCGCCGCACCTGCTGGAGGACGTCCTGACCACCATGCTGGTGGGCCGCGACCAGGCCTACCTCGCTCAGCCGTGGGTCGAGGCCCGGGCGATCCGGGTGGACTCCACGGACGTCGGATTCCTCGACTTCGACATCAGCGAGAACGAGGTGGAGGCGCAGTATCTGAAGGGGTACGGGGCAGCCGAACGGTTCCTCGCCGACTGGAACTGGCCGGCCTATCTGCGCCGGTTCCGCTGACCGAGGTGAGCGTCCCGACCATGAACCCGTGCGCGATCGTGCCGCTCGCCGACGCCGACGACGTCGCGGCGGCCACCGCGCCGGTGGCAGGCGAGGCGCCGCTGGTGCGCGTGGTCCGGTCGGTCCTGGGTGCGGTGGCCGAGGACCGGGTGGTCGTCGTGACGCCGCCCGCGCTGGCGGAGGACGCACGGGCGTGCCTGCGCTTGGTCGGCCTGGACGCGGCGGTCATCGTCGCCCCCGCCCCAGGATCGCGACGTCACCTCATCCGTGCGGGCCTGGAACACGTTGGCGCAGAACAGGCTTCGCTGACGGCGGTCCTGCTTTGCGATCGCCGCTACCCGCTGTCACCCGCCGACGTCGCCGCGCGGGTGCTCGCCGGCCTTGGGCCAGGCGCCGAGGTGGTGGTGCCCCTCCTGCCGGTGACCGACACCGTCAAGACCGTCGACGTCCTGGGCTCGGTGCTCGGTACCGTGGACCGTTCCACGCTGCGGGCGGTGCAGTTTCCGCGTGGCTTCACCGCCTCGGCGCTGTGGCGACTGATCTCGGTGGGGCCCGACGATGCCGAAGACGACGACGAGTTCGACGCGGCCGTGCGAGCCGGTCTCGAGATCGGCACCGTGGCCGGTCACGCCAACGCCATCCGCGTCGAGTCGGCGGCGGATGCGCGTCTGCTGCACGCGATCATCGCCTGCCTCGACGATTGACCCCGTCCTGCAGCAGTGCCTCCGCGAGCCGCACGTCGTGGGCGAAGGTGACCTTGAGATTCGTTGAGGCGCCGGGGAATACGCGCACTTCGAGATCGGTGAAGCGTTGCACGCAGGACGCCGTGTCGGTTCCCTCGAAGCTGCCTCCGGCCGACAGTCGGTAAGCGGTGAGCAGCGGCTGCGCGCGAAACGCCTGGGGTGTCTGGACCCGCACCAGTCGGCCGCTAGTGGGTGTGAGCCGGCCGTCGGCGGTCGCGGTCACGATGTCGGTGGCGGGGAGCACCGGTATGGCGCCACCCACGGCGCGCGCGGTGCTCAGCGCGGTATCCACCATCGCCGTCTCCGCCAGTGGACGGGCAGCGTCGTGGATGAGCACGACGTCGACGGCCCCCGATTCGATGTCGGGGGCCAGATGGCGAAGGACGTTCTCCTCGGAACCGTGGCGGGTGTCACCGCCTTCGACGAGTTCGACAGCCACGTGGGGGAGTTCGGCGGCCAGCGTGCGCGCGGCCATGTCGCGTTCACCCCGGCGGAACACCAGGACGGTGCGCGCGATCATCGTCGAGCGGGCGACCGCCTCGACCGACCACGACAGCATGCTCCGCCCGGCAAGCGGGAGATACGCCTTGTTGCCGTCGGCCCCGATTCGCGTGCCCATACCCGCGGCCAGCACGACGCCGACCGCGATGGGACCCGTGTGCATCGGCCTACGCTAGCCTGCCCGCCCGCGGTCACTCGGCGAGGTTGAACGCCGTGATCACCTTCGTCGGCCGGACCCGCACGACCAGTTCGCCGGGCACTCCGTTGCGGCGCCCGTACTCCTCGGCCCGCTCCGCGCCCATGTAGCGGGCGCCGGTGCGGGTCGCGACGTCGAGGAGCTCGTGGGGATCCTCACTGATTTCGGCGATGCCCTGCACCTGCACGAACGAGTACGGGGGATGCGGATCGTCGACGCACACGACGACCCTCGGGTCGCGCGCGAGGGCACGACCCTTTGCGGTGCTGCCGTGGGTGTTGAACACCAGACGACCGTCGTCGACGACGAACCACACGGGAGCGACCAGTGGTCTGCCGTCGGCCGCGACGTAGCCGAGCATGGCGGTGCGCGTTCCCTCGGACAGAAAGGCGATGACGTCATCGGTGAGCGCGTCCATGTCCACCACGGTAGGTGCGGTAGGTCACGTCGACCAGTGGCGCCCGGCACCGGGTCGTCGCGCAAATTGACAGGAGACAGTTTGACGGCCTAGATATATGACGTCGGTGTGATCGAGGAGGCTGGGTGGACTCGAATGAGTGACACGCGGCGCGAACCCTCGAAGGTAGCGCGTGCGATCCGGCGCTTGGCTGTGCCGATCATCCTCGGCTGGCTCGCGCTGACGGTGATCACCAACGTCGCGGTGCCCACCCTCGAGAAGGTCGGCGAGGCGAACACGGTGTCGATGAACGCCAAGGACGCGCCGTCGATGATGTCGATGCAGAAGATCGGCAGCAACTTCGACGAGTTCAACTCCGACAGCAACGCGATGGTCATCCTCGAGGGTGAGCAGCCCCTGGGCGCCGCGGCGCACGAGTACTACGACCAGTTGGTCGACAAGTTCGAGGCCGACACCGCCCACGTCGAGCACATCTCCGACTTCTGGGGTGACCCGCTCACGGCGTCCGGCGCCCAGAGCAACGACGGCAAAGCCGCGTACGTGCAGGTCTATCTGCGCGGCAA contains:
- a CDS encoding twin-arginine translocation pathway signal, encoding MSEKDDVTDVETPDVEPTAEELDETPAAVDDEDGDEVGDEVGDEGGDETPADTAEAPRSARGTKMLAPLALAVALIASAGLAGWLYVYQYQPDRESNSAVAAETVKAASDGAIALLSYAPETMDKDFTAAKTHLTGDFLNYYSQFTQDIVTPAVKQKAVTTSATIVQAAASEVNPDNAQVLLFLNQTTTSKENPDGSFTASSVKVGLTKVDGAWLISAFDPV
- a CDS encoding patatin-like phospholipase family protein produces the protein MTNERADLVLSGGGVKGVGLVGAVVALLDAGYSPQRISGTSAGSIVGAVVAAAAQTGAMTGAQVKELALQLDYRKFLDPGPLERVPVIGPSQALLRGTGIYRGDYVREWVRSQLADLGVTTFGDLALDDDELPPEQRYRLVVTVADVTLGRLVHLPWDYRRVYGLDPDEQSVADAVRASMSIPFIFRPASIVSTAGLTSTLVDGGLLSNFPLDSLDRTDGKPPRWPSFGITLLPNLPDGNDGVIPALAALRKLGAPHLLEDVLTTMLVGRDQAYLAQPWVEARAIRVDSTDVGFLDFDISENEVEAQYLKGYGAAERFLADWNWPAYLRRFR
- a CDS encoding IspD/TarI family cytidylyltransferase; translation: MSVPTMNPCAIVPLADADDVAAATAPVAGEAPLVRVVRSVLGAVAEDRVVVVTPPALAEDARACLRLVGLDAAVIVAPAPGSRRHLIRAGLEHVGAEQASLTAVLLCDRRYPLSPADVAARVLAGLGPGAEVVVPLLPVTDTVKTVDVLGSVLGTVDRSTLRAVQFPRGFTASALWRLISVGPDDAEDDDEFDAAVRAGLEIGTVAGHANAIRVESAADARLLHAIIACLDD
- a CDS encoding IspD/TarI family cytidylyltransferase, giving the protein MHTGPIAVGVVLAAGMGTRIGADGNKAYLPLAGRSMLSWSVEAVARSTMIARTVLVFRRGERDMAARTLAAELPHVAVELVEGGDTRHGSEENVLRHLAPDIESGAVDVVLIHDAARPLAETAMVDTALSTARAVGGAIPVLPATDIVTATADGRLTPTSGRLVRVQTPQAFRAQPLLTAYRLSAGGSFEGTDTASCVQRFTDLEVRVFPGASTNLKVTFAHDVRLAEALLQDGVNRRGRR
- a CDS encoding PPOX class F420-dependent oxidoreductase, which encodes MDALTDDVIAFLSEGTRTAMLGYVAADGRPLVAPVWFVVDDGRLVFNTHGSTAKGRALARDPRVVVCVDDPHPPYSFVQVQGIAEISEDPHELLDVATRTGARYMGAERAEEYGRRNGVPGELVVRVRPTKVITAFNLAE